Proteins encoded by one window of Pseudonocardia sp. HH130629-09:
- a CDS encoding acyl-CoA synthetase, translating into MSLTFYLDKGASLDPAAPCLTLDGTSLFYGEVVDLSHAVARALRRSGVAPGDKVGILSANDPTAFSCVFGIARAGAVWCPINPRNAAGETAGLLELFDCTTLIFQPSFDDLVATIAPDLPQLRTLVRLGTGADRAQAFDAWLDAARDDASAEAAPPEEIVALVGTGGTTGRPKGVLLTDRNVETMSAITLMSYPFDERPVYLALAPLTHAAGVLCFPVMARGGEVVIMPKPDVGRFLELIETHRVTHTFLPPTLIYMVLGHEALDTTDLSSLQCFWYGAAPMSVARLAEALDRIGPMAQLFGQSEAPMMISTMSPAEHRRPDGSIATERLASAGRPSPLVVVAILDEQGRPVPRGERGEICVRGSLVMAGYHRNPEATAEVSAHGWHHTGDIGRLDDDGFLHIVDRAKDMVISGGFNVYSAEVEQALMAHDAVRDCAVVGLSDEKWGERVTAVVQPQPGAEIDTEELVAFVKARIGSVKAPKQIEIWSDLPRSTVGKVLKNEIRVTLSVSDATDDVVGDVVGDVVGDTVMPQGGSIT; encoded by the coding sequence ATGTCGCTGACCTTCTATCTCGACAAGGGCGCCTCGCTGGACCCCGCCGCGCCCTGCCTGACGCTCGACGGCACCTCGCTGTTCTACGGCGAGGTCGTCGACCTCTCGCACGCCGTCGCGCGGGCCCTGCGACGCTCGGGCGTCGCCCCCGGCGACAAGGTCGGCATCCTGTCGGCGAACGACCCGACCGCGTTCTCCTGCGTGTTCGGCATCGCCCGGGCCGGGGCGGTCTGGTGCCCGATCAACCCGCGCAACGCGGCCGGGGAGACCGCCGGGCTCCTGGAGCTGTTCGACTGCACCACGCTGATCTTCCAGCCGTCCTTCGACGACCTCGTCGCCACGATCGCTCCGGATCTCCCGCAGCTGCGGACACTGGTCCGTCTCGGCACGGGCGCCGACCGCGCGCAGGCCTTCGACGCCTGGCTCGACGCCGCCCGCGACGACGCGTCGGCCGAGGCCGCGCCGCCCGAGGAGATCGTGGCGCTGGTCGGCACCGGCGGCACCACCGGGCGTCCCAAGGGCGTGCTGCTGACCGACCGCAACGTCGAGACGATGTCGGCGATCACGCTGATGAGCTACCCCTTCGACGAGCGCCCGGTCTACCTCGCGCTGGCCCCGCTCACGCACGCCGCGGGCGTGCTCTGCTTCCCGGTGATGGCCCGCGGCGGCGAGGTCGTGATCATGCCGAAGCCCGACGTCGGCCGGTTCCTGGAGCTGATCGAGACGCACCGGGTCACGCACACGTTCCTGCCGCCGACGCTGATCTACATGGTGCTGGGCCACGAGGCGCTCGACACGACGGACCTGTCGTCGCTGCAGTGCTTCTGGTACGGCGCGGCCCCGATGTCGGTGGCCCGGCTGGCCGAGGCGCTGGACCGGATCGGGCCGATGGCACAGCTGTTCGGCCAGTCCGAGGCGCCCATGATGATCTCGACGATGTCGCCCGCCGAGCACCGCCGTCCCGACGGGAGCATCGCCACCGAGCGGCTGGCCTCGGCCGGACGGCCGTCACCGCTGGTCGTCGTGGCGATCCTCGACGAGCAGGGCAGGCCGGTCCCGCGCGGCGAGCGTGGCGAGATCTGCGTGCGCGGGTCGCTGGTCATGGCGGGCTACCACCGCAACCCCGAGGCGACGGCGGAGGTGTCGGCGCACGGCTGGCACCACACCGGCGACATCGGCCGGCTCGACGACGACGGGTTCCTCCACATCGTCGACCGGGCCAAGGACATGGTCATCTCCGGCGGGTTCAACGTGTACTCCGCCGAGGTGGAGCAGGCCCTGATGGCGCACGACGCCGTCCGGGACTGCGCCGTGGTCGGCCTGTCCGACGAGAAGTGGGGCGAACGGGTCACCGCGGTGGTCCAGCCCCAGCCCGGTGCCGAGATCGACACCGAGGAGCTGGTCGCGTTCGTCAAGGCGCGCATCGGTTCCGTGAAGGCCCCCAAACAGATCGAGATCTGGAGCGATCTCCCGCGCTCGACTGTGGGTAAGGTTCTCAAGAACGAGATCCGCGTCACACTCTCCGTCAGCGACGCCACCGACGACGTCGTCGGCGACGTCGTCGGCGACGTCGTTGGCGACACTGTCATGCCGCAAGGAGGCAGCATCACATGA
- a CDS encoding YciI family protein yields the protein MATTFALIYTYTDDTELRDATRPAHRDYLRPLGEDGTMLAAGAWAPGEDPGGLLIFRVEDRAVVQRIVDNDPFTTAGVVARADIREWVPPLGPLAGALNGQN from the coding sequence GTGGCCACCACCTTCGCGCTGATCTACACCTACACCGACGACACCGAGCTGCGGGACGCCACCCGCCCCGCGCACCGGGACTACCTGCGCCCCCTCGGCGAGGACGGCACGATGCTCGCCGCGGGCGCCTGGGCGCCGGGGGAGGATCCGGGCGGGCTGCTGATCTTCCGGGTCGAGGACCGGGCCGTGGTGCAGCGCATCGTCGACAACGACCCGTTCACCACCGCCGGCGTCGTCGCCCGCGCCGACATCCGCGAGTGGGTGCCCCCGCTGGGTCCGCTCGCCGGGGCGCTGAACGGCCAGAACTGA
- a CDS encoding IS701 family transposase, whose product MEEDLEAWAGGLDGLFGLVAGRFFRTEPRRRARAYVRGLLAPLAGKNGWTLAEVAGDTTPDGMQRLLNSAAWDADGMRDDLRDYVTEHLGEPGGVLIVDETGFLKKGAKSAGVQRQYSGTAGRVENCQLGVFCAYASGRGRTLIDRELYLPRSWTGDRERCRAAAVPDEVEFATKTVLAKQMLGRALDAGVPASWVAADEAYGQDYKFRSWCEKRRIGYVVAVPRSQSIPLSLEADIAGLAGSRRADDLVARAPEQAWKRRSAGDGAKGERLYDWAVASLSPPPEAPAGWGRWLLVRRQILTDTQIAAGDEPELAYYLCAGPPGTSDDDLIRVAGARWAIEECFQTAKNEVGLDQYQVRRYDAWYRHITLAMLAHAYLSVTAAIAPKDLAAGSSRSPSPRSDVSWHL is encoded by the coding sequence GTGGAGGAGGACCTAGAGGCGTGGGCCGGCGGCCTGGACGGGTTGTTCGGGCTGGTGGCGGGGCGGTTCTTCCGGACGGAGCCGCGGCGTCGGGCGCGGGCGTATGTGCGTGGATTGTTGGCGCCGTTGGCCGGGAAGAACGGGTGGACGCTGGCCGAGGTCGCCGGTGACACGACGCCGGACGGGATGCAGCGGCTGCTCAACTCGGCGGCTTGGGACGCCGACGGGATGCGCGATGACCTGCGGGACTACGTCACAGAACACCTCGGCGAGCCCGGCGGGGTGCTGATCGTCGACGAGACCGGGTTCCTGAAGAAGGGGGCCAAGTCGGCCGGGGTGCAGCGCCAGTACTCCGGCACTGCGGGCCGGGTGGAGAACTGCCAGCTCGGGGTGTTCTGCGCCTATGCCAGCGGCAGGGGCCGCACGTTGATCGATCGTGAGCTTTACCTGCCCAGGTCGTGGACCGGTGATCGGGAACGTTGCCGGGCTGCGGCGGTGCCCGACGAGGTCGAGTTCGCCACCAAGACCGTGCTGGCCAAGCAGATGCTCGGCCGGGCCCTCGACGCTGGTGTCCCGGCGTCGTGGGTGGCTGCGGACGAGGCCTACGGTCAGGACTACAAGTTCCGCTCCTGGTGCGAGAAGCGCCGGATCGGCTACGTCGTCGCCGTGCCCCGCAGTCAGTCGATCCCGCTCTCGCTCGAGGCTGACATCGCCGGGCTGGCCGGGTCACGACGCGCCGACGACCTGGTCGCTCGCGCGCCGGAGCAGGCGTGGAAGCGCCGCTCGGCGGGGGACGGGGCGAAGGGTGAGCGGCTCTACGACTGGGCCGTGGCCAGCCTGTCTCCGCCACCGGAGGCGCCCGCCGGGTGGGGGCGCTGGCTGCTGGTGCGCCGTCAGATCCTCACCGACACCCAGATCGCCGCCGGTGACGAGCCGGAGTTGGCCTACTACCTGTGCGCAGGCCCGCCCGGCACCAGTGACGACGACCTCATCCGGGTCGCCGGCGCCCGGTGGGCGATCGAGGAGTGCTTCCAGACCGCGAAGAACGAGGTCGGGCTCGACCAGTACCAGGTGCGGCGTTACGACGCCTGGTACCGCCACATCACCCTGGCCATGCTCGCCCACGCCTACCTCTCGGTCACCGCGGCGATCGCCCCAAAAGACCTGGCAGCGGGCTCATCCCGCTCACCCTCGCCGAGATCCGACGTCTCCTGGCATCTCTGA
- a CDS encoding NAD(P)H-dependent oxidoreductase yields MSTVKLAIVCYSATGTVDAMAHRAAAAGEEAGAEVRLRRVAREATSGERQATEAQAAHAEAAPEVPAATADDIVWADAVLFGSPTRYGNIAGQLKTFIDSLGPQWGQGLLADKVYAGFTSSQTLHGGQESTLLALYNTIHHFGGIVVAPGYTDPTKFVDGNPYGASHVTGANNDAPLGDAENAALDHLATRVVTVAGKLAG; encoded by the coding sequence ATGAGCACCGTCAAGCTCGCCATCGTCTGCTACTCCGCCACCGGCACCGTCGACGCGATGGCCCACCGGGCCGCCGCGGCCGGCGAGGAGGCGGGCGCCGAGGTGCGCCTGCGTCGCGTCGCCCGCGAGGCGACCAGCGGCGAGCGCCAGGCCACCGAGGCGCAGGCCGCGCACGCCGAGGCCGCGCCCGAGGTCCCCGCCGCCACCGCCGACGACATCGTGTGGGCCGACGCCGTCCTGTTCGGCTCCCCCACCCGCTACGGCAACATCGCCGGGCAGCTGAAGACCTTCATCGACTCGCTCGGCCCGCAGTGGGGCCAGGGCCTGCTCGCGGACAAGGTCTACGCCGGGTTCACCTCCAGCCAGACCCTGCACGGCGGCCAGGAGTCGACCCTGCTCGCCCTGTACAACACGATCCACCACTTCGGCGGGATCGTCGTCGCGCCCGGCTACACCGACCCGACCAAGTTCGTCGACGGCAACCCCTACGGCGCCTCGCACGTGACCGGGGCGAACAACGACGCCCCGCTCGGCGACGCCGAGAACGCCGCGCTCGACCACCTCGCCACCCGGGTGGTCACCGTCGCCGGGAAGCTCGCGGGCTGA
- a CDS encoding PEP-utilizing enzyme — translation MRAAVEMVDDPAIGLSRAEALARVPEQVRERARAEVLAAGRGAASTPAALTTGLGASPGRVSGAVVLSADAAADAEGDVVLVRPETSPEDVHGMSVAVGILTSTGGLVSHAAVVARGWGIPAVVGAEELHVGADAVHAAEGTRLFGPGDVVTVDGATGQVWLGDVTAGADDGASAAEVVARLLPALAVLDGWAAAG, via the coding sequence GTGCGTGCGGCTGTGGAGATGGTGGACGACCCGGCGATCGGGCTGTCCCGGGCCGAGGCGCTCGCCCGGGTGCCCGAGCAGGTGCGGGAGCGGGCGCGGGCCGAGGTGCTCGCCGCGGGCCGCGGGGCCGCGTCGACCCCGGCGGCGCTCACCACCGGTCTCGGCGCCTCGCCGGGCCGGGTCAGCGGAGCCGTCGTGCTGAGCGCCGACGCGGCCGCCGACGCCGAGGGCGACGTCGTGCTGGTCCGGCCGGAGACCAGCCCGGAGGACGTGCACGGCATGTCGGTCGCCGTCGGCATCCTGACCAGCACCGGCGGGCTGGTCAGCCACGCCGCCGTCGTCGCGCGCGGCTGGGGCATCCCGGCCGTCGTCGGGGCGGAGGAACTGCACGTGGGTGCCGACGCGGTGCACGCCGCCGAGGGGACCCGGCTGTTCGGGCCCGGCGACGTCGTCACCGTCGACGGCGCGACCGGCCAGGTGTGGCTCGGCGACGTGACCGCGGGTGCCGACGACGGCGCCTCGGCCGCCGAGGTCGTCGCCCGGCTGCTGCCCGCGCTCGCCGTGCTGGACGGCTGGGCCGCCGCCGGTTGA
- a CDS encoding acetoacetate--CoA ligase yields the protein MTDVLWTPSAERIERSALRAYLDRLAEREGRPFDDHDALHAWSVADVDRFWCSVVDHYGVAFSTPYTQVRTTDPMPHTRWFTGARLNWAEHALRHGADDDTALVCVREGGTPAREITWSRLRRSVAAAAGWLRRAGVEPGDRVCAYLPNTEHAVIGLLAAAAVGAVWSCCSPDFGAEGTIGRLAQLEPTVLIAADGYHWNGTVVDRGDVVARLRESLPTVRHVVHVGHAVDRPAPEGSTPWAELLAVDAEPEFAQVEFSHPLWVLFTSGTTGLPKGLVHGHGGITLEGLKWSGLYCGLRAGERMFTHTSTGWALWNMQLGALTQGASIVLYEGSPGHPPGAVWEVAARTGADVVLLGAAVVTATANTGVSPRADHDLSRVRHVMVSGSALPPAGYDWLYSHVSPDLRVDSTSGGTDISGSFVGANEYSPVRAGRIGGRLAGVDCAAWDDDGNPVVDEVGDLVVTQPMPSMPVHLWNDPDARRYTDSYFDTWPGVWRHGDWVTVHGDGSVSIHGRSDSTLNRHGVRLGTGDFYDVLETMEEITEALVVGVELPDDGYWLGLFVVPAAGHPLDDDLRATIVTTLRTRLTPRHVPDEIVEAPAVPHTLSGKRLEVPVKKLMAGRPLEKAANVASVDDPDVLRWYARFAAERRA from the coding sequence ATGACCGACGTCCTCTGGACCCCGTCGGCGGAGCGCATCGAGCGGTCCGCGCTGCGTGCCTACCTCGACCGGCTGGCCGAGCGGGAGGGGCGCCCGTTCGACGACCACGACGCCCTGCACGCCTGGTCGGTCGCCGACGTCGACCGGTTCTGGTGCTCGGTCGTCGACCACTACGGCGTCGCGTTCTCCACGCCGTACACGCAGGTCCGCACCACCGACCCGATGCCGCACACCCGCTGGTTCACCGGCGCGCGGCTGAACTGGGCCGAGCACGCGCTGCGCCACGGCGCCGACGACGACACGGCCCTGGTGTGCGTGCGGGAGGGCGGCACCCCCGCCCGGGAGATCACCTGGTCACGGCTGCGCCGGTCGGTCGCCGCCGCCGCGGGCTGGCTGCGCCGCGCCGGCGTCGAGCCCGGGGACCGGGTCTGCGCCTACCTGCCCAACACCGAGCACGCGGTGATCGGCCTGCTCGCCGCGGCCGCGGTCGGCGCGGTGTGGTCCTGCTGCTCGCCCGACTTCGGCGCCGAGGGCACCATCGGCCGGCTCGCCCAGCTCGAACCGACCGTCCTGATCGCCGCCGACGGCTACCACTGGAACGGCACGGTCGTCGACCGCGGCGACGTAGTCGCCCGGCTGCGGGAGAGCCTGCCGACCGTGCGGCACGTCGTGCACGTCGGCCACGCGGTCGACCGGCCCGCCCCGGAGGGCAGCACGCCGTGGGCGGAGCTGCTGGCCGTCGACGCGGAGCCGGAGTTCGCGCAGGTGGAGTTCTCCCACCCGCTGTGGGTGCTGTTCACCTCCGGCACCACCGGCCTGCCCAAGGGGCTGGTCCACGGCCACGGCGGCATCACCCTCGAAGGGCTCAAGTGGTCCGGGCTGTACTGCGGGCTGCGCGCCGGCGAGCGGATGTTCACCCACACCTCCACCGGCTGGGCGCTGTGGAACATGCAGCTCGGCGCGCTCACCCAGGGCGCGTCGATCGTGCTCTACGAGGGCAGCCCCGGCCACCCACCGGGCGCGGTCTGGGAGGTCGCCGCCCGGACCGGCGCCGACGTCGTCCTCCTGGGGGCGGCGGTGGTCACCGCGACGGCGAACACCGGCGTCTCCCCGCGCGCCGACCACGACCTGTCCCGGGTGCGGCACGTGATGGTCAGCGGCTCGGCGCTGCCGCCCGCCGGCTACGACTGGCTGTACTCCCACGTCTCGCCGGACCTGCGGGTCGACTCCACCAGCGGCGGCACCGACATCTCCGGCTCCTTCGTCGGGGCGAACGAGTACTCCCCGGTACGGGCCGGGCGGATCGGCGGGCGCCTGGCCGGGGTCGACTGCGCCGCCTGGGACGACGACGGGAACCCGGTCGTCGACGAGGTCGGGGACCTGGTGGTCACCCAGCCGATGCCGTCCATGCCGGTGCACCTGTGGAACGACCCCGACGCGCGCCGCTACACCGACTCCTACTTCGACACCTGGCCCGGCGTCTGGCGGCACGGTGACTGGGTGACCGTGCACGGCGACGGCAGCGTCTCCATCCACGGCCGCTCGGACTCCACCCTCAACCGCCACGGCGTGCGGCTGGGCACCGGCGACTTCTACGACGTCCTGGAGACGATGGAGGAGATCACCGAGGCCCTCGTCGTCGGCGTGGAACTCCCCGACGACGGGTACTGGCTGGGCCTGTTCGTCGTCCCCGCCGCGGGGCATCCGCTCGACGACGACCTCCGGGCGACGATCGTGACCACGCTGCGGACCCGGCTGACCCCCCGGCACGTGCCGGACGAGATCGTCGAGGCGCCCGCGGTGCCGCACACCCTGTCCGGCAAGCGGCTGGAGGTACCGGTCAAGAAGCTGATGGCCGGGCGTCCGCTGGAGAAGGCGGCGAACGTCGCCTCGGTCGACGACCCCGACGTGCTGCGCTGGTACGCCCGGTTCGCCGCCGAACGGCGGGCCTGA
- a CDS encoding LLM class flavin-dependent oxidoreductase: MRLGATLAHLSDAPPHPVVPWARRLAGAGFAHLWAPETIGRGRLVPDPFVALAAAAGATDGVGLATGTVQVPLHHPAELAHRMLSLQAVCGDRLALGISPGSTRDDYATLDRDHRTRFRIFDENADRLRDLLEHGHDDHVRLADPPAARPPLLLGSWGANVEKAARHFDGWLASGYRTTPAEMIEALGRYRAAGGRRAVAYAVPVPAGADVGRLGETLHRYAEAGFDDAVVVIEPDGPDPERVRALLA, from the coding sequence GTGCGCCTGGGCGCGACGCTCGCGCACCTGTCCGATGCGCCGCCCCACCCGGTGGTGCCGTGGGCGCGGCGCCTCGCCGGCGCGGGATTCGCCCACCTCTGGGCGCCGGAGACCATCGGCCGCGGCCGGCTCGTGCCGGACCCGTTCGTCGCGCTCGCCGCCGCGGCCGGGGCCACCGACGGCGTCGGGCTGGCGACGGGCACCGTGCAGGTCCCGCTGCACCACCCCGCGGAGCTGGCGCACCGGATGCTGTCGTTGCAGGCCGTGTGCGGGGACCGGCTGGCCCTGGGGATCAGCCCCGGCTCCACCCGCGACGACTACGCCACACTCGACCGCGACCACCGCACCCGTTTCCGGATCTTCGACGAGAACGCGGACCGGCTCCGCGACCTGCTGGAACACGGCCACGACGACCACGTCCGGCTCGCCGATCCGCCGGCCGCCCGGCCGCCGCTGCTGCTCGGCTCCTGGGGTGCGAACGTCGAGAAGGCGGCCCGGCACTTCGACGGCTGGCTCGCCTCGGGCTACCGCACCACCCCTGCGGAGATGATCGAGGCGCTGGGGCGCTACCGGGCCGCCGGCGGGCGCCGCGCCGTCGCCTACGCCGTGCCGGTCCCCGCGGGGGCCGACGTCGGGCGCCTGGGCGAGACGCTGCACCGCTACGCCGAGGCGGGGTTCGACGACGCCGTCGTGGTCATCGAGCCGGACGGGCCGGACCCGGAGCGGGTCCGGGCGCTGCTGGCGTAG
- a CDS encoding PEP-utilizing enzyme: protein MTDWPIFDRTSKTFPLYSRANVGEIFPDPISPLNASTGFQANLEPGWRDAFVACGVWDHDLYDASVERNVLPAFGSYLYINMSLMRLFGVRVPGMGAEAVDLQYFGDMPGIPSYESEKRDFDDDPAYSGKAGAWLMNEVLLAKDLAAYDADRRTVLDIRSQRPDVATLSDAALAERITSFNDVLRGLFQRHIESSLKSGVGLGAISQIAAAVGRPELALTLVAGIGDVDSAGLSHGMWTLSRLARTDPVAELFDGGVEGLDARLRSSGDPQVAEFVAGFDAFLGEWDFRGPAEWELRALTWSLRPELALHTIDRMRGVADEESPQIKNAERVRQREEATATVRELLAGDAEAGGQFEAALHAAALWLRGRERSRTTAAMLIHELRLPALELGRRGAEAGHLDAAKQLFTLFAEELPAYLADPGSFTATVRERERVYLEMFDLEPPFVVVGDPPPTSEWVRRSGRTHTAAVAGETIQGVSGCTGVTRGRARVLLDPNDPSALEPDEILVAPITDPSWTPLFVAASAVVVDVGAPFSHAAIVSRELGIPCVVSAADATGRIPNGALIEVDGTAATVTVIEV from the coding sequence GTGACCGACTGGCCCATCTTCGACCGCACGTCGAAGACCTTCCCGCTCTACTCCCGGGCGAACGTCGGCGAGATCTTTCCCGACCCGATCTCGCCGCTGAACGCCTCGACCGGCTTCCAGGCCAACCTCGAGCCGGGCTGGCGGGACGCCTTCGTCGCCTGCGGCGTCTGGGACCACGACCTCTACGACGCCTCGGTCGAGCGCAACGTCCTGCCCGCCTTCGGGAGCTACCTCTACATCAACATGTCGCTGATGCGCCTGTTCGGCGTGCGAGTGCCGGGGATGGGTGCCGAGGCCGTCGACCTGCAGTACTTCGGCGACATGCCGGGCATCCCGAGCTACGAGAGCGAGAAGCGCGACTTCGACGACGACCCGGCGTACTCGGGGAAGGCCGGCGCCTGGCTGATGAACGAGGTCCTGCTCGCGAAGGACCTCGCCGCCTACGACGCCGACCGGCGGACGGTGCTGGACATCCGGTCGCAGCGACCGGACGTCGCGACGTTGTCGGACGCCGCGCTCGCCGAGCGCATCACCTCGTTCAACGACGTCCTGCGTGGCCTGTTCCAGCGCCACATCGAGTCCAGCCTCAAGTCCGGCGTCGGTCTCGGGGCCATCTCGCAGATCGCCGCGGCGGTCGGGCGCCCGGAGCTGGCCCTGACCCTGGTCGCCGGCATCGGCGACGTCGACTCCGCAGGTCTGTCGCACGGGATGTGGACACTGAGTCGCCTCGCGCGCACCGACCCGGTCGCGGAGCTGTTCGACGGCGGCGTCGAGGGCCTGGACGCCCGGCTGCGGTCCTCCGGCGATCCGCAGGTTGCGGAGTTCGTCGCCGGGTTCGACGCCTTCCTCGGCGAGTGGGACTTCCGCGGCCCGGCCGAGTGGGAGCTGCGGGCGCTGACCTGGAGCCTGCGGCCCGAGCTCGCGTTGCACACGATCGACCGGATGCGCGGCGTCGCGGACGAGGAGTCCCCACAGATCAAGAACGCCGAGCGGGTCCGGCAGCGGGAGGAGGCCACCGCGACCGTGCGGGAGCTGCTGGCCGGCGACGCGGAGGCCGGCGGCCAGTTCGAGGCCGCGCTGCACGCGGCGGCGCTCTGGCTGCGAGGGCGGGAGCGCTCCCGGACCACGGCCGCGATGCTGATCCACGAGCTGCGGCTGCCCGCGCTGGAGCTGGGCCGGCGCGGCGCCGAGGCCGGTCACCTCGACGCGGCGAAGCAGCTCTTCACGCTGTTCGCCGAGGAGCTGCCCGCCTACCTCGCCGATCCGGGCTCGTTCACCGCCACCGTCCGCGAGCGCGAGCGCGTCTACCTGGAGATGTTCGACCTCGAGCCGCCGTTCGTCGTGGTCGGTGACCCGCCGCCGACCAGCGAGTGGGTGCGCCGCTCGGGCCGGACGCACACCGCCGCCGTCGCCGGGGAGACCATCCAGGGAGTGTCCGGTTGCACCGGGGTCACCCGGGGTCGGGCGCGGGTGCTGCTCGACCCGAACGACCCCTCGGCACTGGAGCCGGACGAGATCCTCGTCGCGCCCATCACCGACCCGTCGTGGACGCCGCTGTTCGTCGCGGCGTCCGCGGTGGTCGTCGACGTCGGGGCGCCGTTCTCGCACGCCGCGATCGTGAGCCGTGAGCTCGGCATCCCGTGTGTCGTGTCGGCGGCCGACGCGACCGGCCGGATCCCGAACGGCGCGCTGATCGAGGTCGACGGGACCGCCGCCACGGTGACCGTGATCGAGGTCTGA
- a CDS encoding IS481 family transposase, with amino-acid sequence MTHANAALTPRARLRLARLIVDQDWTCSTAARMFMVAPRTARKWADRYRAEGPPGMVDRSSRPRSMPAKTPPRLVKQIVRLRWHHRLGPVQIGGRLALAASTVHAVLRRCRINRLSHIDRVTGEPLRRYEHPHPGSLIHVDVTKFGNIPDGGGHRFVGRRQGALNKRSTPGLPRGTDYKPRTGRAFVHTVIDDHSRVAYAEIHSDEKADTATGVLRRAVDWLNARGVTVERVLSDNGSCYRSHAWRDTCSELGITHKRTRPYRPQTNGKIERFHRTLADGWAYARFHPCETARRDALPGWLHFYNHHRPHSATNGLPPISRLTNLPGHHT; translated from the coding sequence GTGACCCACGCTAACGCTGCGCTGACTCCGCGTGCCCGGCTACGGCTGGCCCGTCTGATCGTCGACCAGGACTGGACCTGCTCCACCGCGGCCAGAATGTTCATGGTCGCCCCTCGCACCGCCCGAAAGTGGGCTGACCGCTACCGCGCCGAGGGCCCGCCCGGGATGGTCGACCGCAGCTCCCGACCACGGTCGATGCCGGCCAAGACCCCGCCGAGGCTGGTGAAGCAGATCGTGCGACTGCGGTGGCACCACCGACTCGGACCAGTACAGATCGGCGGCCGACTCGCTCTCGCCGCCTCGACCGTGCACGCGGTCCTGCGCCGCTGCCGGATCAACCGGCTCTCCCACATCGACCGGGTCACCGGCGAGCCCCTACGCCGCTACGAACACCCACACCCCGGCTCGTTGATCCACGTCGACGTCACCAAGTTCGGCAACATCCCCGACGGAGGCGGACACCGCTTCGTCGGACGCCGACAAGGCGCCCTGAACAAGCGGTCCACTCCCGGACTGCCCAGGGGAACCGACTACAAGCCGCGCACCGGCAGAGCGTTCGTCCACACCGTCATCGACGACCACTCCCGCGTCGCCTACGCCGAGATCCACAGCGACGAGAAAGCCGACACCGCCACCGGTGTGCTACGCCGGGCCGTGGACTGGTTGAACGCCCGCGGCGTGACCGTCGAACGGGTCCTGTCCGACAACGGCAGCTGCTACCGCTCACACGCCTGGCGTGACACCTGCAGCGAACTGGGCATCACCCACAAGCGAACCCGGCCCTACCGGCCTCAGACCAACGGCAAGATCGAACGTTTCCACCGCACCCTCGCCGACGGGTGGGCATACGCCCGCTTCCACCCCTGCGAAACGGCTCGGCGAGACGCGCTCCCCGGCTGGCTGCACTTCTACAATCACCACCGGCCCCACAGCGCAACCAACGGCCTACCGCCGATCAGTCGCCTGACCAACCTGCCTGGACATCACACCTAG
- a CDS encoding LLM class flavin-dependent oxidoreductase — protein sequence MKLALYLPNFRDLVTVKELEDLTALAEELDFDSVWTLDRIVVPEKSDRQELQYSFGMMDGLPNALPVSSRGKWFQGYPLIPWLAAKTTKVRIGMSIIDTPFRSPGVLAAELATIDHLSGGRLNVGVGSGWMPEEFAAASAAHIFPKRHKHVRESIEIMQGIWDKSADHYEFHGEFADFDACGFGHKPLQDPRPPIFMSGLKDPLRSARRITKYDLDGWIGIQDSPERLAQWITAIDEQFEEIGSPKRAKDLEICSMIWTVITDEEVDQTVNGVASNLLVGTEKQLTDRLKAYKEAGMTMPLIWPPFADVPVGKTLDDLKRIKNDIMPKVLAS from the coding sequence ATGAAGCTCGCTCTGTACCTCCCCAACTTCCGTGACCTGGTCACGGTCAAGGAGCTGGAGGACCTCACCGCGCTCGCCGAGGAGCTCGACTTCGACTCGGTCTGGACGCTCGACCGGATCGTCGTCCCCGAGAAGTCCGACCGCCAGGAGCTGCAGTACTCCTTCGGCATGATGGACGGGCTGCCGAACGCCCTGCCCGTGTCCTCGCGCGGCAAGTGGTTCCAGGGCTACCCGCTGATCCCGTGGCTCGCCGCGAAGACGACCAAGGTCCGCATCGGCATGAGCATCATCGACACCCCGTTCCGCTCGCCCGGCGTCCTCGCCGCGGAGCTGGCGACCATCGACCACCTCTCCGGCGGCCGCCTGAACGTCGGTGTCGGGTCCGGCTGGATGCCCGAGGAGTTCGCCGCGGCGAGCGCCGCGCACATCTTCCCCAAGCGGCACAAGCACGTGCGCGAGTCGATCGAGATCATGCAGGGCATCTGGGACAAGAGCGCCGACCACTACGAGTTCCACGGCGAGTTCGCCGACTTCGACGCCTGCGGCTTCGGGCACAAGCCGCTGCAGGACCCGCGCCCGCCGATCTTCATGAGCGGCCTCAAGGACCCGCTGCGTTCGGCGCGCCGGATCACCAAGTACGACCTCGACGGCTGGATCGGCATCCAGGACTCGCCCGAGCGTCTCGCCCAGTGGATCACCGCCATCGACGAGCAGTTCGAGGAGATCGGCAGCCCCAAGCGGGCAAAGGACCTGGAGATCTGCTCGATGATCTGGACGGTCATCACCGACGAGGAGGTCGACCAGACCGTCAACGGTGTCGCCTCGAACCTGTTGGTGGGGACGGAGAAGCAGCTCACCGACCGGCTCAAGGCGTACAAGGAGGCGGGGATGACCATGCCGCTGATCTGGCCGCCGTTCGCCGACGTGCCGGTGGGGAAGACGCTCGACGACCTGAAGCGGATCAAGAACGACATCATGCCGAAGGTGCTCGCCTCCTGA